In the Leptolyngbya sp. CCY15150 genome, TGCCCTGGGGAATCCAGCGGAGGCGATCGCCCAGGTGAAAGCGCGGCATTTCAACCTGGGGGAAAGCAGCAGGTAAATCAGGGGCTGACGGGAGGTGCAGATGGCCAGGATCAAGGGCACACCCGAAGGTTCGATGGATGACCTGAAGCGGGCGCGATCGCTTGTGTGGGAAAGATTGAGCCATCGGGAAGACACCTTTTGAACGAGCAACCGTGATTTCTCAAGACCAGTCTAATCCACTCTAATCTAGAGTAGATTACCCTTGTTCGCAACACTTCACTTAGGCTTGCTCTAGAGCTAAATAGAGCGGCTATGACTACCCAGAAGCGACAAACCAGTATTTACCTACCAGACCCCATGAGAGAGGCCATTCAAGCGATCGCAGAAAGAGAGCAGCGATCGTTTACGTTTGTGGTGGAAATGCTGTTGAGGGAGGCTTTAGAAGCAAGGGATACCGGGAAGAAGGGGTAGGGGAGCCTAGCTAGATGTGTCTCCCAATTCAG is a window encoding:
- a CDS encoding ribbon-helix-helix protein, CopG family, translating into MTTQKRQTSIYLPDPMREAIQAIAEREQRSFTFVVEMLLREALEARDTGKKG